One genomic region from Microcystis panniformis FACHB-1757 encodes:
- a CDS encoding IS607 family transposase, whose translation MKLSDYAKKKGISYDTAWRMWNRGQLQGERLPTGTIIIFEDDRSCGENKVAIYARVSSSENQSNLETQAKRLEAYCRAKGYQIVRVVKEVGSGVNEHRKLLLKLLEQTDYNLIVVEHKDRLSRVGFNYLKVLLTQTNRDLEVVNLAEERKDDLRQDFLSIITSFCARLYSLRRRNRKTECLIKCLEENDEISSKTSN comes from the coding sequence ATGAAACTATCAGATTATGCTAAGAAAAAAGGGATCAGTTATGACACTGCTTGGAGAATGTGGAATCGAGGGCAGTTACAAGGAGAACGTCTTCCTACAGGAACAATTATTATTTTTGAAGATGACCGTTCTTGCGGTGAAAATAAAGTAGCTATTTATGCGCGAGTTTCTAGTTCAGAAAATCAATCTAACTTAGAGACTCAGGCAAAAAGATTGGAAGCTTATTGTAGGGCGAAAGGCTATCAAATTGTTCGAGTAGTTAAAGAAGTAGGAAGTGGAGTCAATGAGCATCGAAAGCTATTATTAAAACTTCTAGAACAAACTGATTATAATTTGATTGTCGTAGAACATAAAGATCGTTTAAGCAGAGTAGGGTTTAATTATCTGAAAGTTCTTTTAACTCAAACAAATAGAGATCTAGAGGTCGTTAATCTAGCAGAAGAAAGAAAAGACGATTTAAGGCAAGACTTCCTGAGCATAATTACCTCATTTTGCGCTCGATTATACTCATTAAGACGACGAAATAGAAAGACAGAATGTTTAATTAAATGCCTTGAGGAGAATGATGAAATTAGTTCAAAAACATCTAATTAA
- a CDS encoding glycosyltransferase, with protein sequence MKYALVHEWLTPKATGGSELVVREILQCLEADLYALIDFESTNPDSYLYGRSIGTTFLQNFPKARNGVQKYLPFLPLAIEQLNLEDYDVILSSSHCVAKGVLIRPDQVHICYCHTPMRYAWDLTFDYLANSKLGQGLPGIFTRYLLHGLRQWDVISANRVDYFLANSHHTARRIWRCYRREAKVIYPPVQIERFPYQEKKEDFYLVVSRLVSYKKVPLIVEAFNRLGLPLIVIGDGPQMALIRQLARDNIQILGAVSDQMVAEYMSKAKAFIYAACEDFGIALVEAQACGTPVIAFAAGGALETVRELRENSPQGTGLLFGEQNPQSLVEAVKYFVDHGDKIDPEDCRQQANRFTPEVFRNAYSLFIEEHSISKNYC encoded by the coding sequence ATGAAGTATGCTCTGGTTCACGAGTGGTTAACCCCAAAAGCGACGGGGGGATCGGAATTAGTGGTTAGGGAGATTTTACAATGTCTAGAGGCGGATTTATACGCTTTGATCGATTTTGAGTCCACTAATCCCGATAGTTATCTCTATGGTCGCTCGATCGGGACAACTTTTCTGCAAAATTTCCCGAAAGCGAGAAATGGCGTACAAAAATACTTACCTTTTCTTCCCTTGGCGATCGAGCAGTTAAATTTAGAGGATTATGATGTAATTTTATCCTCCTCCCATTGTGTGGCTAAAGGGGTTTTAATTCGACCGGATCAGGTTCACATTTGTTATTGTCACACTCCGATGCGTTATGCTTGGGATTTAACTTTTGACTATCTGGCTAATAGTAAGTTAGGACAGGGATTACCCGGTATTTTCACCCGTTATCTTTTGCATGGTTTGCGTCAGTGGGATGTGATTTCTGCTAATCGTGTGGACTATTTTTTGGCTAATTCCCACCACACCGCTAGACGAATTTGGCGCTGTTATCGACGGGAGGCAAAAGTTATTTATCCCCCTGTACAAATCGAGCGTTTTCCCTACCAAGAGAAAAAAGAAGATTTTTATTTAGTAGTTTCTCGTTTGGTTAGTTATAAAAAAGTCCCTTTAATTGTGGAAGCATTTAATCGATTGGGATTACCCTTAATAGTTATTGGAGATGGTCCACAGATGGCTTTAATTCGTCAGTTAGCAAGGGATAATATTCAGATTTTAGGGGCAGTGTCCGATCAAATGGTAGCAGAATATATGTCGAAAGCAAAAGCGTTTATTTATGCTGCCTGTGAGGATTTTGGTATTGCTTTAGTGGAAGCGCAAGCTTGTGGCACTCCCGTGATTGCATTTGCCGCCGGAGGTGCTTTAGAAACCGTGCGGGAGCTGCGGGAAAATTCTCCCCAGGGAACAGGATTACTTTTTGGGGAACAAAATCCCCAATCTTTGGTAGAAGCAGTTAAATATTTTGTCGATCACGGTGATAAAATTGATCCGGAAGATTGTCGGCAACAGGCTAATAGATTTACTCCAGAGGTTTTTAGAAATGCTTACAGTTTGTTTATAGAGGAACATTCAATCTCTAAAAATTATTGCTAA
- a CDS encoding DUF4359 domain-containing protein, protein MGGNFFKGAIALGVIAGIMGFTNPPQELYSEYAAEKLLAHADKIACEKISLCGSIDSLPVAARNVIKNQILKPAIETSSQRQNLGVFSIYTTEVPGVAKIRTLGAFGHFLTFSET, encoded by the coding sequence ATGGGGGGTAATTTCTTCAAGGGAGCGATCGCCCTGGGGGTAATAGCGGGGATTATGGGATTTACCAATCCCCCCCAAGAACTTTACAGCGAATACGCCGCCGAAAAACTCCTCGCTCATGCCGACAAAATCGCTTGCGAGAAAATCAGTCTCTGTGGCTCGATCGATTCTTTGCCGGTGGCAGCCAGAAATGTGATCAAAAATCAAATCTTAAAACCAGCGATCGAAACCTCTAGTCAACGGCAAAATCTAGGTGTGTTCAGTATTTACACCACAGAAGTACCGGGGGTAGCTAAAATTAGAACTCTTGGCGCTTTTGGGCATTTCTTGACTTTCTCGGAGACTTAG
- a CDS encoding PHP domain-containing protein, giving the protein MVVSATIPPLAQDTLALKAVWANVGYDSCPYHYNFHLHTHCSDGQMSPQDLMRQALDIGLKGLAITDHHSIEGYRQAQIWLENRHLKGSLPHLWTGVEITANLLDAEVHILGYGFDPTHTVLTPYLQRAKPEGDLALASRVINSLRQAGALVVLAHPFRYHRPAADLVAAAVELGIDGIEAFYAYGNPKPWLPSQRETEQALALSRQYQLFATCSTDSHGKSLLQRI; this is encoded by the coding sequence ATGGTCGTTTCTGCTACAATTCCACCCCTAGCTCAAGATACCCTCGCCCTGAAAGCGGTGTGGGCAAATGTCGGCTATGATAGTTGTCCCTACCATTACAATTTCCATCTTCATACCCATTGCTCCGATGGTCAAATGAGTCCCCAAGACTTGATGAGACAAGCGTTAGACATCGGACTAAAAGGATTAGCAATTACCGATCATCACTCGATCGAAGGTTATCGACAAGCCCAAATTTGGCTAGAAAATCGGCATTTAAAGGGTTCTCTACCCCATCTCTGGACAGGGGTAGAAATTACGGCGAATCTCTTAGACGCAGAAGTGCATATTCTTGGCTATGGTTTCGATCCTACTCATACCGTTTTGACTCCCTATCTGCAAAGAGCCAAACCAGAAGGAGATTTAGCTTTGGCCTCTAGAGTCATTAACAGTTTACGGCAAGCAGGGGCCCTAGTGGTTCTAGCCCATCCCTTTCGTTACCATCGCCCCGCGGCCGATTTAGTAGCGGCGGCGGTAGAATTGGGTATTGATGGTATTGAGGCTTTTTATGCCTATGGCAATCCCAAACCATGGCTACCCAGTCAACGGGAAACCGAACAAGCTCTCGCTCTTAGTCGTCAATATCAATTATTTGCCACCTGTAGCACCGATTCCCACGGTAAATCTTTATTACAGCGCATTTAG